Proteins encoded in a region of the Stieleria neptunia genome:
- a CDS encoding patatin-like phospholipase family protein: MKISLAFSGGGVRATVFHLGVLARLARQDLLGNVEIVSSVSGGSLAAGLVIASAGYRWPTSEEYLHEVVPRCLALLTTQNVQRMYVLNSLLFPWRLATGRASVLGDALESKWGIKGSLADLPVSPRWLINATCYQTGKNWRFQRDLMGDYQTKYVTDPDFRLSHALAASAAVPGLIGPLRLPSRRHRWSEFRDGDWHRISPKYQHLHLWDGGVYDNLGVESLFKPGEGLCEGTDFLIVCDASRPLASETRQSRWRPGYLKASMRLVDIATDQVRSLRTRMLMEYFIQNPGKGTYLRLGLATKKVYARHPGAGKPALTDDEVSRVAQIETTLRRLTHSEFSLLFRHGYEVADATLSTYGSEALGRVPSNQVLFRAA; this comes from the coding sequence ATGAAGATCTCCCTGGCATTTTCCGGCGGTGGCGTCCGTGCGACGGTGTTTCACCTCGGTGTCCTGGCTCGACTGGCGCGACAGGATTTGCTGGGCAACGTGGAAATCGTCTCCAGCGTTTCCGGGGGCAGTTTGGCTGCCGGGCTGGTGATCGCATCGGCCGGCTACCGTTGGCCGACCAGCGAAGAATACCTGCATGAGGTCGTGCCGCGATGCCTTGCGCTGCTGACGACGCAAAACGTGCAACGGATGTACGTCCTGAACTCGCTGCTGTTTCCGTGGCGACTGGCGACCGGTCGAGCGTCGGTGCTGGGCGACGCGTTGGAAAGCAAATGGGGCATCAAGGGATCGCTTGCCGATTTGCCCGTCTCGCCACGCTGGCTCATCAATGCGACCTGCTATCAGACCGGCAAGAACTGGCGTTTCCAACGTGACTTGATGGGCGACTATCAAACCAAGTACGTCACGGATCCCGATTTCCGTCTTTCGCACGCGCTGGCCGCTTCGGCCGCCGTCCCCGGCTTGATCGGCCCGCTGCGTCTGCCATCGCGTCGACACCGGTGGAGCGAGTTTCGTGATGGCGATTGGCACAGAATCTCGCCAAAGTACCAACACCTCCACCTTTGGGACGGCGGCGTGTACGACAACTTGGGCGTCGAGTCGCTGTTCAAACCCGGCGAAGGCCTGTGCGAGGGCACCGATTTCCTGATCGTGTGCGACGCTTCTCGCCCACTTGCAAGTGAGACTCGACAATCACGCTGGCGGCCCGGCTACTTGAAGGCATCGATGCGGCTGGTCGACATCGCGACCGACCAGGTTCGCAGTCTGCGGACCAGAATGTTGATGGAGTACTTTATCCAGAACCCGGGAAAGGGCACCTATCTGCGTCTGGGGTTGGCGACGAAGAAGGTGTACGCACGCCATCCCGGCGCAGGCAAACCCGCCTTGACGGACGACGAAGTCAGCCGGGTCGCGCAGATCGAAACCACACTCCGTCGGCTCACCCACAGCGAGTTCAGCCTGCTGTTCCGCCACGGCTATGAAGTCGCCGATGCAACGCTGTCCACCTACGGCAGCGAAGCCCTCGGCCGAGTCCCCAGCAATCAGGTGCTCTTCAGAGCCGCGTGA
- a CDS encoding DUF1592 domain-containing protein, with amino-acid sequence MMTTDYNQSRFAAFWLQGFLAVLLSACPTNSTPAQDTLDDEHASRKAEVEKLFRKDVTRFIKTYCIDCHQNSRPTEAGVNFSPALNTPAHPAFTEQWKRAAARVKAHDMPPEGLDQPSDEQRQMFVQWQKKIKFLSPKDPGPFIIRRLTKSEYGNTLQDLFGVDPEIAAALPDEVSGEGYLNSLSPLQLEQYLAIADKVLDQVWPVGEMPSSEVLYRLIGQKIDPSNRKALATAKIAESLARTMYRRPASEQEIATLNSVYELGRTNKLGVEDALRLMVKATLVSPQFLFITPAEQPDRDAKIVRVDDYQLASRLSYFLWATMPDAELMRLASEGKLQEHGVLRGQVTRLLASPKSRALFDGFGAQWLGLDDWRDRTFDQDKFPQMNEALRSAMYDEARLLFEDVTRGNLSVAAFIDCDFTFVNQPLAEVYSMDDITGQEMQKITLTNQNRGGILAMPAVLAATSFPNRTSPVNRGVWVLEQVLGEHVPPAPPDVPALKEQDETAAESLTMRELTELHRSDPVCANCHRLLDPIGFGLENFDAIGRWRDSDDNGATIDASGVLPDGSRFSTPAELKAMVSGRLDDFARNLAEKMLAYALCRSLEGYDEIVVDEMTQRVADDDYRMQTLISEVVTSYPFTHRRIEDER; translated from the coding sequence ATGATGACGACCGATTACAACCAATCCCGCTTTGCAGCTTTCTGGTTGCAGGGTTTCCTGGCGGTGCTGCTTTCAGCCTGCCCAACAAACAGCACGCCTGCGCAAGACACGCTCGATGACGAACATGCGTCTCGGAAGGCTGAAGTTGAAAAGCTGTTTCGAAAAGATGTCACGCGCTTTATCAAGACTTACTGCATCGATTGCCACCAGAACAGTCGGCCTACCGAAGCGGGGGTAAACTTTTCCCCAGCCTTAAACACTCCGGCTCACCCTGCGTTCACCGAGCAATGGAAACGAGCGGCGGCGCGTGTGAAAGCGCATGACATGCCGCCGGAAGGATTGGACCAACCCTCTGACGAACAGCGGCAAATGTTCGTCCAGTGGCAAAAGAAGATCAAATTCTTGAGCCCCAAAGACCCAGGCCCGTTTATCATTCGACGGCTGACCAAGTCAGAATATGGCAACACGCTGCAAGACTTGTTTGGGGTGGATCCCGAGATCGCGGCGGCGTTGCCTGACGAGGTGAGCGGTGAAGGCTACTTGAATTCGCTTTCGCCGCTGCAACTGGAACAGTACCTAGCGATCGCCGACAAAGTGCTGGATCAGGTTTGGCCCGTCGGTGAAATGCCTTCCAGCGAGGTGCTTTATCGGTTGATCGGCCAGAAGATTGACCCCAGCAACCGCAAGGCTCTCGCGACAGCCAAGATCGCTGAATCGCTGGCACGGACCATGTATCGACGTCCCGCGTCCGAGCAGGAGATTGCCACGTTGAACAGTGTGTATGAGCTGGGGCGGACGAACAAGTTAGGCGTTGAAGACGCTCTCCGCTTGATGGTCAAAGCAACTTTGGTATCGCCGCAATTCCTGTTTATCACCCCGGCTGAGCAACCTGACCGTGACGCCAAAATCGTGCGGGTGGACGACTACCAACTCGCATCGCGACTGTCGTATTTCCTTTGGGCAACAATGCCGGACGCCGAACTGATGCGTTTGGCTTCGGAGGGCAAGTTGCAAGAGCATGGTGTCTTGCGGGGACAGGTCACCCGTCTGCTCGCATCGCCAAAATCACGCGCGCTGTTCGATGGTTTCGGTGCCCAATGGTTGGGCTTGGATGATTGGCGCGACCGCACGTTTGATCAGGACAAGTTCCCGCAGATGAACGAGGCCCTGCGCAGTGCGATGTACGACGAAGCACGCTTGCTGTTCGAGGATGTCACGCGGGGAAACTTAAGCGTGGCGGCCTTCATTGATTGCGACTTCACCTTCGTGAACCAGCCATTGGCTGAAGTGTATTCGATGGACGACATCACCGGCCAAGAGATGCAGAAAATCACTCTGACGAATCAAAACCGCGGCGGAATCCTAGCCATGCCGGCCGTGCTTGCGGCGACGTCATTTCCCAACCGAACCAGTCCGGTCAATCGCGGCGTCTGGGTGCTGGAACAAGTTCTTGGTGAGCACGTTCCGCCCGCTCCACCGGATGTGCCTGCCTTGAAAGAGCAGGACGAGACAGCGGCCGAGAGCTTGACCATGCGAGAGCTTACCGAATTGCACCGGAGCGATCCTGTCTGTGCCAATTGCCATCGTTTGCTCGATCCGATCGGATTCGGACTCGAAAATTTCGATGCGATCGGACGCTGGCGAGACTCCGACGACAACGGCGCCACGATCGACGCTTCCGGCGTGCTGCCGGACGGCAGTCGGTTTTCGACGCCCGCGGAATTGAAAGCCATGGTCAGCGGGCGGCTCGACGACTTCGCTCGGAACCTGGCCGAAAAAATGTTGGCCTATGCCCTGTGTCGCTCCCTCGAAGGCTACGACGAAATCGTTGTGGACGAAATGACTCAGCGCGTCGCCGACGACGACTACCGAATGCAAACGCTGATCAGCGAAGTTGTGACAAGTTATCCCTTCACCCATCGCCGAATCGAAGATGAGAGATAG
- a CDS encoding DUF1552 domain-containing protein: protein MIRSGMIDRRTCLRGLGAALALPLLDVMGWQEAKAAQTYKPPVRLGFMYMPHGVIMDEFWPTDAESFLDSPPPAVESLKPVLDQCLMMKGISGVPTAPFNGAPHALELSTWLTATLPDPAKRSEINIAISADQIAANYVGAMTPLPSLELATMPQNWKENQAGLNEGYYSHCSYRSPTQVVPAETNPRNVLARLFNQKGSGSAAVSGAASPLDRNMLDLVLGGARDLRRKLPSSDQRKLDEYLDSVRSVERRIAAIEQRQKQAAMEKAGLRRDHRGADSPPIEIKIPDGDKRSEYMQVMCDLNVLAFQTDMTRVSTYVGSRPNGANYPELGFSDQHHSQTHHRGDKTKMDKVAKIVAFNIEQFAHMVKKMHSLKEADGTLLDNCIMMWGSGLEDGDKHSRENLPFIVAGGGGGSLKTGRYLPDVKGNQGDLLTTLLSCAGIPIDRPVGIATKQIEAIKA, encoded by the coding sequence ATGATCAGATCTGGAATGATTGATCGCAGAACCTGCTTGCGCGGTCTGGGCGCGGCGCTCGCACTGCCGCTGCTCGATGTCATGGGTTGGCAAGAAGCCAAGGCTGCCCAAACGTACAAGCCTCCCGTCCGACTGGGGTTCATGTACATGCCGCACGGCGTGATCATGGACGAATTCTGGCCGACCGATGCGGAGAGTTTTCTTGATTCACCGCCTCCGGCGGTCGAATCGCTCAAGCCAGTGCTGGACCAGTGCTTGATGATGAAGGGAATCTCTGGCGTGCCCACGGCCCCTTTCAACGGAGCACCGCACGCGCTGGAGCTTTCGACGTGGCTCACCGCGACACTGCCGGATCCGGCGAAACGTAGCGAAATCAATATCGCGATTTCAGCAGATCAAATCGCAGCGAATTACGTCGGAGCGATGACGCCATTGCCGTCGCTGGAACTGGCGACCATGCCGCAAAACTGGAAAGAGAATCAAGCGGGGCTGAACGAAGGCTATTACTCGCACTGCAGCTACCGTTCGCCGACCCAAGTCGTGCCCGCAGAAACGAACCCGCGAAACGTGCTCGCCCGCTTGTTCAATCAGAAAGGTTCAGGCAGTGCTGCCGTTTCCGGCGCGGCCAGCCCGCTGGACCGCAACATGTTGGATCTGGTCCTCGGTGGCGCTCGAGATCTGCGTCGCAAATTGCCTTCGTCCGACCAACGCAAATTGGACGAGTACCTGGATAGTGTCCGGTCGGTCGAGCGTCGCATCGCTGCGATCGAGCAACGGCAAAAGCAGGCCGCGATGGAAAAGGCCGGCCTGCGTCGCGATCACAGGGGCGCTGATTCACCGCCCATCGAGATCAAGATTCCCGACGGCGACAAACGCAGCGAGTACATGCAAGTCATGTGCGACCTGAACGTCTTGGCCTTCCAAACCGACATGACTCGCGTCTCGACTTACGTCGGTTCGCGGCCCAACGGCGCGAATTATCCAGAGCTCGGGTTTAGCGACCAGCACCATTCGCAGACGCACCACCGCGGCGACAAGACGAAGATGGACAAGGTCGCGAAGATTGTCGCGTTCAACATCGAACAGTTCGCACACATGGTGAAAAAGATGCATTCTCTAAAAGAAGCCGATGGAACGCTGCTCGACAATTGCATCATGATGTGGGGTTCAGGCCTGGAAGACGGCGACAAACACAGCCGGGAAAACCTGCCCTTCATCGTCGCGGGCGGCGGAGGCGGCTCGTTAAAGACGGGGCGTTATCTGCCTGACGTGAAAGGCAATCAAGGCGACTTGCTCACCACGCTGCTCTCCTGCGCCGGTATTCCGATCGACCGCCCCGTCGGCATCGCCACCAAGCAAATCGAAGCGATCAAAGCGTAG
- a CDS encoding YcxB family protein, producing MLENPYRPPSSDFESAVSDQYEFSGEVTEDDIARLLSVSWINLVLLGLCVLVIAPFLAVLAFAGLSAQNSIRFTAAALAFVSMLAMICGAAFWATTRSRIARRLVRMQPNLVGGLSGEINSNGLFLFNKHVTKVQYTWSSFSGVTVNRNGIRFDLGYPRTGLIGIPARCIDGYDFQSAREQINRFRAVDESEPVFRCILDWSKAPSDALRFEIPIPNRNSNPAMNSGAFSFYWPGAMAFIAGSLAFILLLSEMMIAASIAGALCWVALEKALAVRREVLPGTPEPQEFQWGWMHPTGLHVCHGDHEKVVQWSDVKQLRIGETTVAVVSHDHSMFEIPIQDFLDDDWERIGELVQSLVPQVPVVSPSRRE from the coding sequence ATGCTCGAAAATCCATACCGACCACCGTCTTCCGATTTCGAATCCGCCGTATCCGATCAATACGAGTTTAGCGGCGAAGTCACCGAGGACGACATTGCACGACTTCTTTCGGTGTCGTGGATCAACCTCGTTCTGCTTGGCTTGTGCGTGCTGGTCATCGCCCCATTTCTCGCCGTGCTCGCTTTCGCTGGACTTTCCGCCCAAAACTCGATTCGTTTTACCGCCGCCGCACTCGCGTTCGTTTCTATGTTGGCCATGATTTGCGGTGCGGCATTCTGGGCGACGACGCGCTCACGGATCGCGAGACGGCTGGTCCGAATGCAGCCAAATCTGGTTGGAGGTTTGAGCGGTGAAATCAATTCGAATGGGCTGTTTCTATTCAACAAGCATGTCACCAAAGTCCAATACACCTGGTCGAGCTTTTCCGGCGTGACCGTCAATCGCAACGGCATTCGATTCGACCTAGGTTATCCAAGGACCGGCTTGATCGGTATCCCCGCACGGTGCATTGATGGTTATGACTTTCAGTCGGCGCGAGAGCAGATCAATCGGTTTCGCGCGGTCGATGAGAGCGAGCCGGTTTTTCGCTGCATTCTTGATTGGAGCAAAGCGCCAAGCGACGCATTGCGATTTGAGATTCCAATTCCCAATCGGAATTCGAATCCAGCGATGAATTCTGGGGCATTCAGCTTCTACTGGCCGGGGGCGATGGCGTTCATCGCCGGTTCGCTCGCGTTCATCCTGCTTCTGAGCGAGATGATGATCGCCGCCTCGATAGCCGGAGCGCTCTGCTGGGTCGCCTTAGAGAAAGCGTTGGCCGTACGCCGTGAGGTCCTGCCGGGGACTCCGGAACCACAGGAATTCCAATGGGGCTGGATGCACCCGACTGGCCTGCATGTTTGCCACGGGGATCATGAAAAAGTGGTTCAATGGAGCGATGTGAAGCAGCTTCGGATCGGCGAAACAACCGTCGCGGTTGTTTCCCATGATCACTCGATGTTCGAAATCCCGATCCAGGATTTTCTAGACGACGATTGGGAAAGGATTGGCGAACTGGTGCAATCCCTCGTGCCGCAAGTGCCCGTTGTGTCTCCATCCCGGCGAGAGTAG
- a CDS encoding HEAT repeat domain-containing protein, translating to MSIQQTITSLLGRDTDPVAAGYQLRELATGDAASAVAILSHLAGAPDRLAESDPAIIGALLRVVHTLLVQDRSEASLEIIGSLTPEVMEQIDRSLPPETSNRHLLLHLLTMARSRESLQVFVEILKQRPPGDWMDAAQMLSPLMQHHDWPVDAVFPAALQCLSEPALAASLLDLANYLTRHGRVTEHPAAGMVDTLTALLGQVSSRLGFFEDNPRAFGDDVPTVQKRLAEAVALAVALCDSLALIGDESATGKLNQTVLLRHRRVQCEAAGALAKLGDEEGRKRLIELAADPAARLRAIAYADELDFGNEIDDGYRTPDATAEAEMALWLSQPHQMGVPPTHVEVAASRRLLWPSFDDPVDVTLVRFEYNMGERGYSNIGMTGPAVFTMACDLADMPIDDIFAIYAGWHADHEDIFSVQAEAMNDAQRRAMETFQQHLQHLGYEELKPVLLGLFLDERAGVFTATREGTACVVITDGLETIDQATAGRTRPLGAEDLFNLYKGRKMLRTFNP from the coding sequence GTGTCGATCCAGCAGACCATCACTTCGCTCCTCGGCCGCGACACCGACCCGGTCGCCGCCGGTTACCAGCTCCGCGAACTGGCCACCGGCGATGCCGCCTCCGCCGTCGCCATCCTGTCCCATCTCGCCGGCGCCCCGGACCGCCTGGCCGAATCGGACCCCGCCATCATCGGCGCCTTGTTGCGGGTCGTGCACACGCTGCTCGTGCAAGATCGATCCGAGGCGTCGCTGGAGATCATCGGCTCGCTGACGCCGGAGGTGATGGAGCAAATCGATCGATCGTTGCCGCCGGAAACCTCCAATCGCCACCTGCTGTTGCACCTGTTGACGATGGCCCGCTCGCGGGAGTCGCTGCAGGTGTTCGTCGAGATCTTGAAACAGCGACCGCCGGGCGATTGGATGGACGCGGCGCAGATGCTCAGCCCGCTGATGCAACACCACGATTGGCCGGTCGACGCCGTGTTCCCCGCCGCACTGCAATGCCTTTCCGAACCCGCGCTCGCCGCCTCGCTGCTGGATCTGGCCAACTACCTGACCCGTCACGGTCGTGTCACCGAGCACCCCGCCGCGGGTATGGTCGACACGCTGACCGCGCTGCTGGGACAGGTCTCCAGCCGACTCGGGTTCTTTGAAGACAACCCGCGGGCCTTCGGTGACGACGTCCCGACGGTTCAGAAGCGATTGGCCGAAGCGGTGGCGTTGGCGGTCGCGCTGTGCGATTCGCTGGCGCTGATCGGCGACGAATCGGCGACCGGAAAACTGAACCAAACCGTCTTGCTGCGACACCGACGGGTGCAGTGCGAAGCCGCCGGGGCGCTGGCCAAGCTGGGCGATGAAGAAGGCCGCAAGCGATTGATCGAACTCGCCGCTGACCCCGCCGCACGACTGCGGGCGATCGCCTACGCCGACGAACTGGACTTCGGAAACGAGATCGACGACGGCTACCGCACGCCCGACGCGACGGCGGAGGCGGAGATGGCGCTGTGGCTCAGCCAACCGCATCAGATGGGCGTGCCGCCGACCCATGTCGAAGTCGCGGCGTCGCGGCGGTTGCTGTGGCCCAGCTTCGATGACCCGGTCGACGTGACGTTGGTCCGATTCGAATACAACATGGGCGAACGGGGCTACAGCAACATCGGCATGACCGGTCCGGCGGTCTTCACCATGGCCTGCGACCTGGCGGACATGCCGATCGACGACATCTTTGCGATCTATGCCGGCTGGCACGCCGACCACGAAGACATCTTCTCGGTCCAGGCCGAAGCGATGAACGACGCCCAGCGGCGGGCGATGGAGACGTTCCAACAGCACCTGCAACACCTCGGCTATGAGGAACTCAAACCCGTGTTGCTGGGGTTATTCCTGGACGAGCGGGCCGGCGTGTTCACCGCCACCCGCGAAGGCACCGCGTGCGTCGTCATCACCGACGGATTAGAAACGATCGACCAAGCCACCGCCGGACGCACCCGCCCGTTGGGCGCCGAAGACCTGTTCAACCTCTACAAGGGCCGCAAGATGCTGCGGACGTTCAACCCGTAG
- a CDS encoding trans-sulfuration enzyme family protein codes for MPTRRAGLSTQCVHAGEQRQKDSGSIATPIYTAATFTFESTDDLLRFVNGEDQREEYGRYGNPNERSVEAKIAALEKCEEAIVYGSGMSAIVGLLMTKLSAGDEIVFFDQCYHRSREFCAKHLSRFGVVTRQVTTGDYDAMEAAINRNTKMLVSESPTNPHLSVIDLEKFAAVGKANEVETLIDATLATPYNLNPTEYGVDYVLHSATKYLGGHNDLLAGVLCGRSEQLEAVRSMRGILGNISSPHNLYLLERGLKTFELRMRRQNENGLRIAEFLESHPRVERVYYPGLKSHPTHAIAAAQMRGFGGLITFTIRDADWKQTANIVDAARIPRIAPSLGGVESLIEQPLVMSYFHCTPEDRVRFGIDDNMIRMSCGIENGDDLIADLEQALSV; via the coding sequence ATGCCCACACGACGTGCCGGACTGTCGACGCAATGCGTTCACGCGGGCGAACAACGCCAGAAAGATTCTGGCAGCATCGCGACGCCGATCTACACCGCCGCCACGTTTACGTTTGAATCGACCGATGATCTGCTTCGGTTCGTCAACGGCGAAGACCAGCGTGAGGAATACGGGCGTTACGGGAATCCCAACGAACGCAGCGTCGAAGCCAAGATTGCCGCGCTGGAAAAGTGCGAGGAAGCGATCGTCTATGGCAGCGGCATGTCGGCGATCGTCGGGTTGCTGATGACCAAACTGTCCGCCGGCGACGAAATTGTTTTCTTCGACCAGTGTTATCACCGCAGTCGCGAATTCTGTGCCAAGCATCTGTCGCGATTCGGCGTGGTCACCCGTCAGGTGACGACCGGTGACTACGACGCGATGGAAGCGGCGATCAACCGCAACACCAAAATGCTGGTCAGCGAATCGCCGACCAATCCACACCTGTCGGTCATCGACCTGGAAAAATTTGCCGCCGTCGGGAAAGCCAACGAAGTCGAAACGTTGATCGATGCGACGCTGGCGACGCCCTACAACTTGAATCCCACCGAGTACGGTGTCGATTACGTATTGCACTCGGCAACCAAGTACCTGGGCGGGCACAACGATCTGCTGGCCGGCGTGCTGTGCGGACGCAGCGAGCAATTGGAAGCCGTTCGCAGCATGCGCGGCATCTTGGGCAACATCAGTTCGCCCCACAATCTGTACCTGCTCGAACGCGGGTTGAAGACGTTTGAATTGCGGATGCGGCGTCAAAACGAAAACGGGCTCCGCATCGCCGAGTTCCTGGAATCGCACCCGCGCGTCGAGCGTGTTTATTACCCGGGACTGAAAAGCCATCCGACGCACGCGATCGCTGCGGCACAGATGCGTGGCTTTGGCGGGTTGATCACGTTCACGATTCGCGACGCCGATTGGAAACAGACGGCCAACATCGTCGATGCGGCTCGGATCCCGCGGATCGCCCCGAGTCTGGGCGGCGTGGAATCGCTGATCGAACAACCGTTGGTGATGAGCTATTTTCATTGCACGCCCGAAGACCGCGTGCGATTCGGGATCGATGACAACATGATCCGCATGTCTTGCGGGATCGAAAACGGTGATGACTTGATCGCCGACCTGGAGCAGGCTCTGTCGGTATGA
- a CDS encoding trans-sulfuration enzyme family protein yields MSDQDGHQKSAGETSFRTRAIHVGNEIDPATGAVVPPIHLASTFRQPGAGEWGQFDYSRSGNPTRSNLQSTLASLESGVGALAFSSGMAAIHCVTMLLETGDHVVAGCDLYGGAYRLLHKICNRSGIDVTLVDMTDADAVAAAVNDRTKLIWAETIGNPRLTIPDLPALAAIAKQRGVIIGVDNTFGTPALVRPLEHGIDIVMHSATKYLGGHSDCLGGTLAVADQELLDRLYFIQNATGAVLDPLSCFLVSRGLKTLDLRIREQSRTALALAQWLEQHPKVRLVLYPGLESHPQHGLAAETLLGGFGAMVTFELDAGIEETAAVCESTELFHLAVSLGAVESLIEQPATMSHASYDAADRARFGITDGLIRLSVGLESFEDLRQDLARAIDAASQRDA; encoded by the coding sequence ATGAGCGATCAGGACGGACACCAGAAGTCGGCGGGCGAAACCTCCTTTCGCACCCGCGCGATTCACGTCGGCAATGAGATCGATCCGGCCACCGGTGCCGTCGTCCCGCCGATCCATTTGGCCAGCACGTTTCGCCAGCCCGGCGCGGGCGAGTGGGGCCAGTTCGATTACTCGCGAAGCGGCAACCCGACGCGGAGCAATTTGCAAAGCACACTGGCGTCGCTGGAATCGGGCGTCGGTGCGTTGGCGTTTTCCAGTGGCATGGCTGCGATTCACTGCGTCACGATGTTGCTGGAAACCGGCGACCACGTCGTCGCCGGCTGTGACCTGTACGGCGGTGCGTACCGATTGCTGCACAAGATCTGCAACCGCAGCGGGATCGATGTCACGCTGGTCGACATGACCGACGCCGACGCCGTCGCGGCGGCGGTGAACGATCGGACCAAATTGATTTGGGCGGAAACGATCGGCAACCCGCGGCTGACGATCCCCGACCTGCCGGCGTTGGCGGCAATCGCGAAACAGCGCGGTGTGATCATCGGCGTCGACAACACCTTCGGAACGCCGGCGCTGGTGCGACCACTGGAACACGGCATCGACATCGTCATGCACTCGGCCACCAAGTACCTGGGCGGTCACAGCGACTGTTTGGGCGGGACGCTGGCGGTGGCCGATCAAGAGCTGTTGGATCGGCTCTACTTCATTCAAAACGCGACCGGCGCGGTGCTGGATCCGCTGAGCTGTTTCCTGGTCAGCCGCGGGCTGAAGACGTTGGATCTGCGGATTCGGGAACAGTCCAGAACGGCGCTTGCGTTAGCACAGTGGCTGGAGCAACATCCGAAGGTTCGCCTGGTGCTGTATCCGGGCTTGGAAAGTCACCCGCAACACGGATTGGCGGCCGAGACACTCCTCGGCGGATTCGGCGCGATGGTGACGTTCGAGTTGGATGCGGGCATTGAAGAAACCGCGGCGGTTTGCGAGTCGACCGAGCTGTTTCACTTGGCGGTCAGTCTGGGTGCGGTGGAATCGTTGATCGAGCAACCGGCGACGATGTCCCACGCCAGCTACGACGCCGCCGATCGCGCCCGATTCGGCATCACCGACGGACTGATCCGTTTGTCGGTGGGCTTGGAATCGTTTGAAGACCTGCGCCAGGATCTCGCCCGCGCGATCGACGCGGCCTCCCAGCGGGACGCGTAA
- a CDS encoding alpha/beta hydrolase yields MRSIYVLAGVCCVFAGICGSPLPASGDEPASRRSLSVAADAAPEPPDESAFDVKKIANLRFCGEDGDEVGSAGRCDVYLPQAKTPSETASQPAGDRRWPVVLVVHGGGWATGDKWTMERHARDLAGNGFAAVAINYRHAPSSKFPDQVDDVRSALVWITENAPTYAWDTERVGLYGYSAGGHLVSLVATLADEPWQSVRQTTSWPQQDERWKKLPSIGAVCIGGPPTDFRDLPPDNTSLAFFLGGSRRELPNVYAAASPICFTSPKDPPFQIIHGEADWIVPINNAKNFHRALVDADVESSLQTLPGNGHLFAFLSPKLTDWMLDFFKQQLSK; encoded by the coding sequence ATGAGATCAATTTACGTTCTGGCAGGCGTTTGCTGTGTTTTTGCGGGCATTTGCGGCAGCCCGCTGCCGGCCTCTGGCGATGAACCGGCGAGCCGGCGATCGTTGTCGGTCGCTGCCGATGCGGCCCCGGAGCCTCCGGACGAGTCTGCGTTTGATGTCAAAAAGATCGCCAATCTGCGTTTTTGCGGCGAGGACGGTGACGAGGTGGGCAGCGCGGGCCGCTGTGACGTCTATCTGCCGCAAGCCAAAACGCCCTCCGAGACGGCATCGCAGCCGGCGGGCGATCGGCGCTGGCCGGTGGTGCTGGTCGTCCACGGGGGCGGCTGGGCGACCGGCGATAAATGGACGATGGAGCGTCATGCCCGGGATTTGGCGGGAAACGGTTTTGCCGCCGTCGCGATCAATTACCGGCACGCGCCGAGTTCAAAATTTCCCGATCAAGTCGACGATGTGCGGTCCGCACTGGTCTGGATCACCGAAAACGCCCCGACCTACGCTTGGGACACCGAACGTGTCGGTCTGTATGGCTATTCCGCCGGCGGCCACCTGGTTTCGCTGGTCGCCACGCTCGCCGATGAACCCTGGCAATCGGTTCGCCAGACCACGTCGTGGCCGCAGCAGGACGAACGTTGGAAAAAGTTGCCGTCGATCGGCGCCGTCTGCATCGGCGGCCCGCCGACCGACTTTCGAGACCTGCCGCCGGATAACACCTCGCTCGCATTTTTCTTAGGCGGTTCGCGACGCGAGCTGCCGAACGTGTACGCCGCCGCGTCGCCGATCTGTTTTACGTCGCCGAAAGACCCGCCGTTTCAAATCATCCACGGCGAAGCGGATTGGATCGTCCCGATCAACAACGCCAAAAATTTTCACCGAGCACTCGTCGATGCCGACGTCGAATCCTCGCTGCAAACCCTGCCCGGCAACGGCCATCTGTTCGCCTTCCTCAGCCCCAAGCTGACCGATTGGATGCTCGATTTTTTCAAGCAGCAATTGTCGAAGTAA